A single genomic interval of Desulfobotulus pelophilus harbors:
- a CDS encoding ferredoxin-thioredoxin reductase catalytic domain-containing protein, which yields MTAEQLYGMLQKTQEARGYFFSRDRMKVMELLEALLVNKDRYGYMACPCRLASGDREKDSDILCPCVYREPDVAEFGSCYCNLYVSEAWNEGRVSEVYVPERRPVEKMF from the coding sequence AACAATTGTATGGCATGCTGCAGAAGACTCAGGAGGCCAGAGGTTATTTTTTTTCCAGAGACAGGATGAAGGTTATGGAGCTTCTGGAAGCCCTCCTGGTGAACAAAGACCGCTATGGTTATATGGCATGTCCATGCAGGCTGGCCTCGGGAGACAGGGAAAAGGACAGTGATATTCTCTGTCCCTGCGTATACAGGGAGCCGGATGTGGCAGAATTCGGGAGCTGTTACTGTAATCTTTATGTGTCCGAGGCATGGAATGAGGGTCGGGTTTCGGAAGTCTATGTGCCGGAGCGCAGGCCCGTGGAAAAAATGTTCTGA